The following proteins are encoded in a genomic region of Ostrinia nubilalis chromosome 1, ilOstNubi1.1, whole genome shotgun sequence:
- the LOC135071971 gene encoding uncharacterized protein LOC135071971, whose translation MVGGVAPAVTPPGKLVGQLRPQAVTIMNGVGKSNIPQAGPGSSGESRPAASAAGCPSYLGGAPTVSRLRPCSEEECTYSVNRCVGEESTAPETAGIVVNSVKEGTVHSVDTKEDEAKSSSNKLHNIMQLREPRVSLERIDIESDSSAVSMRSADSHRSDKSRFWSRKRCHGSGATSDSDGKEEEAPEPKVPTGRARRGRGRPPTTGEYVGKAKFQEAFRKVKKQQEKKELQIEAEKEISELTAKARSSRTSTETRLAVKQAMEENETVDGLLKRVQTGLALVQKVNKKSGHLQGPMQAALKEAVVIISAATNILASRTVSEEVHDLQAQNDVLRAEIDEMKREMGELKAQLRAKAPTKETQEETTPSNMEEWAAKIMGVMTARINARVEGLEPRLNPEPRLRPPLSFEKRREEAPLQPPVSNPTTTKQTARGSVTERVADQPPSVSSNPKTEEAKKGKKRKQKKGKASKAPPTATAPPVPRPLPPAPTSMNEGWSTVAKRGKTNGKEEKKAPIRGQKKAAKAAVPKARPPKSAAVVLSIQPAGSEKGATYEKAITEAKRRVDIAELGIEAVRFRRALTGATIIEVPGAASDEKADALADKLRAIYNEEEIRVSRPTKCSELRVAGLDDSVTPEEVAAAVAKLGGCSVEAVKVGGLRRDYTGLFATWVRCPVLAAKKVNEGRLLVGWVAARVRLLPNRELRCFRCLEAGHVQAVCPADVDRSRQCFRCGQLGHVAAKCENEPHCTLCALADKPAGHRVGSKACKAPGTKIGRRAAASAKGQPKPSSPTGPEETQMAGE comes from the coding sequence ATGGTCGGTGGAGTTGCACCGGCCGTTACCCCGCCCGGGAAGTTGGTGGGGCAGCTGCGCCCGCAAGCAGTTACAATTATGAACGGTGTTGGCAAAAGTAATATTCCCCAGGCGGGTCCCGGTTCATCCGGGGAATCCCGCCCCGCCGCTTCGGCGGCGGGCTGCCCTTCGTATCTGGGGGGGGCACCCACCGTTTCGCGGCTTCGGCCGTGTAGTGAGGAGGAGTGTACATATAGTGTAAATAGATGTGTGGGAGAGGAAAGCACTGCGCCTGAAACCGCAGGCATTGTTGTAAATAGTGTAAAGGAAGGAACTGTACATAGTGTAGATACGAAGGAAGACGAGGCGAAGTCCAGCAGCAACAAGCTGCATAACATCATGCAGCTCCGCGAGCCACGTGTCTCGTTGGAACGCATTGACATCGAGTCGGACTCGTCTGCCGTCTCCATGAGGTCTGCGGACTCTCACCGCAGTGACAAGTCCAGGTTTTGGAGCAGGAAGCGCTGCCATGGTAGCGGCGCTACCTCAGACTCCGACGGGAAGGAAGAGGAAGCCCCGGAACCGAAAGTGCCGACTGGACGTGCCCGTCGTGGCCGAGGGAGGCCGCCTACAACGGGCGAATACGTCGGCAAAGCGAAGTTTCAGGAGGCCTTCCGAAAGGTTAAGAAACAGCAGGAGAAGAAAGAACTCCAGATCGAGGCCGAAAAAGAGATCTCCGAGTTGACGGCAAAGGCGCGGTCCTCTAGGACCAGCACCGAGACAAGGCTTGCTGTGAAGCAAGCCATGGAAGAGAATGAGACCGTGGACGGGTTGCTGAAGCGCGTGCAAACCGGGCTGGCGCTCGTCCAGAAGGTAAATAAGAAGTCGGGGCATTTACAGGGCCCTATGCAGGCGGCCCTCAAAGAGGCCGTCGTTATCATCAGTGCGGCTACCAACATCCTCGCTAGCCGCACTGTGTCCGAAGAAGTGCACGACCTTCAAGCACAGAACGACGTCCTGAGGGCCGAAATCGACGAAATGAAGAGGGAGATGGGAGAACTTAAGGCCCAACTCCGGGCGAAAGCCCCCACCAAGGAGACCCAGGAAGAGACGACACCCTCCAATATGGAGGAGTGGGCGGCGAAGATCATGGGTGTGATGACGGCGCGGATCAATGCCCGAGTGGAAGGGCTGGAGCCGCGCCTGAACCCCGAGCCCAGGCTTCGCCCGCCTTTAAGCTTCGAAAAGCGACGAGAGGAGGCCCCTTTACAGCCTCCTGTCAGCAACCCGACGACGACAAAGCAAACGGCAAGAGGTAGCGTAACCGAGAGGGTCGCAGACCAGCCGCCTTCGGTCTCTTCCAACCCAAAGACCGAAGAAGCCAAGAAAGGCAAGAAGAGGAAGCAGAAGAAGGGGAAAGCTTCTAAGGCGCCCCCGACAGCTACTGCTCCACCCGTCCCTCGTCCTCTACCGCCTGCCCCGACCTCAATGAACGAGGGCTGGAGCACAGTGGCGAAACGAGGTAAGACGAATGGGAAGGAAGAGAAGAAGGCGCCCATCAGGGGCCAGAAAAAGGCGGCTAAAGCCGCTGTGCCGAAAGCGCGTCCACCAAAGTCCGCAGCTGTGGTGCTGTCAATACAGCCGGCGGGCAGCGAGAAGGGCGCTACCTATGAAAAGGCCATCACGGAGGCAAAGAGACGGGTGGACATTGCCGAATTAGGCATCGAGGCCGTCCGATTCCGCAGAGCGCTCACAGGTGCCACCATCATCGAGGTACCGGGAGCGGCGAGCGATGAGAAGGCCGATGCCCTAGCTGACAAGCTGAGGGCAATCTACAATGAGGAGGAAATACGAGTGTCTAGGCCCACGAAGTGCTCTGAATTGAGAGTAGCAGGACTAGACGACTCGGTAACACCCGAGGAAGTGGCGGCCGCAGTGGCCAAGTTGGGAGGATGCTCCGTGGAGGCTGTCAAGGTTGGCGGTCTCCGTAGAGACTACACGGGACTTTTCGCCACCTGGGTCCGTTGCCCAGTTCTAGCGGCCAAAAAGGTGAATGAGGGCCGTCTCCTGGTTGGATGGGTTGCCGCCAGGGTGAGGCTTCTCCCAAACCGCGAACTGAGGTGCTTCCGGTGTTTGGAGGCCGGACACGTCCAGGCGGTATGCCCGGCGGATGTGGACCGCAGCCGGCAATGTTTCCGGTGCGGGCAGCTAGGCCATGTCGCGGCCAAGTGTGAAAACGAGCCACACTGCACACTCTGTGCGTTGGCCGATAAACCCGCGGGGCACCGCGTGGGCAGTAAGGCCTGCAAAGCCCCGGGGACCAAGATAGGAAGGAGAGCGGCGGCAAGTGCCAAGGGCCAGCCAAAGCCATCCAGCCCCACGGGGCCTGAGGAGACGCAGATGGCCGGCGAATAA